A DNA window from Streptomyces sp. Edi4 contains the following coding sequences:
- a CDS encoding XRE family transcriptional regulator: MSEWTGKEAQLLRSVKRESVREFAQNLGIDPRTVTYWKSQPGRVCRAGTQQILDVALSQCTAEEQEAFRVRLAALRGESPQGVSPDGRPAPCSVVSHKFLPVHLGEQLTRLFTAALAQPAGPGGLERRVLPGGHSSAHASAVHVYACGVAVVHLEEHCRVQSLTELAVWRYRSYLKDRSWAGKRLRELLVQYSVEAEVEVSPEYVLSAYELREHSWAGSGLETALQLLTTPSVLVNRQSPQNVSPLGPGVEDAKFADGWTHPEAVAFGGGVSQGVAGWSGVSYHPQRDERALTMGDVVALELDVQALWALSSHVLRMIEDGRDPVMPDAYGWRYLRGAYSRLTAARPTETAQHRGMREAILATSELPDRLRAAQDALRDGNP, translated from the coding sequence GTGAGCGAGTGGACGGGCAAGGAGGCGCAGCTGCTGAGGTCGGTGAAGCGCGAGTCGGTCCGCGAGTTCGCTCAGAACCTGGGCATCGATCCTCGGACGGTCACGTACTGGAAGAGCCAGCCAGGCCGGGTATGTCGTGCAGGGACCCAGCAGATCCTGGACGTGGCGCTGTCGCAGTGCACGGCGGAGGAACAAGAGGCGTTCCGTGTACGCCTGGCGGCGTTGCGAGGCGAGTCTCCGCAAGGTGTCTCTCCGGATGGGCGGCCGGCGCCTTGCTCGGTCGTGTCGCACAAGTTCTTGCCGGTGCATCTCGGTGAGCAGTTGACGCGGTTGTTCACCGCGGCGCTCGCGCAGCCGGCGGGGCCGGGGGGTCTGGAGCGACGAGTCCTGCCGGGTGGGCACAGCTCGGCTCACGCATCGGCCGTGCACGTCTATGCGTGTGGGGTCGCGGTGGTTCACCTTGAGGAGCACTGCCGCGTCCAGTCGCTGACAGAGCTGGCGGTGTGGCGCTATCGCTCCTATCTGAAGGACCGGTCCTGGGCGGGGAAGCGGCTCCGGGAGCTCCTGGTCCAGTACTCCGTCGAGGCCGAGGTCGAAGTGAGTCCGGAGTACGTGCTGTCTGCCTACGAACTGCGGGAGCACTCTTGGGCCGGGTCGGGGCTGGAGACCGCTCTGCAGTTGCTGACGACCCCGTCGGTGCTGGTCAACCGTCAGAGTCCGCAGAACGTGTCGCCGCTCGGGCCCGGCGTGGAAGACGCCAAGTTCGCCGACGGCTGGACTCACCCGGAGGCGGTCGCCTTCGGCGGCGGTGTGTCGCAGGGGGTCGCCGGCTGGTCAGGGGTGTCGTATCACCCGCAGCGGGACGAGCGGGCGCTGACGATGGGCGACGTCGTCGCTTTGGAGTTGGACGTGCAGGCGCTGTGGGCGCTGTCGTCGCACGTCCTGCGCATGATCGAGGATGGCCGGGATCCGGTGATGCCGGACGCCTACGGCTGGCGATACTTGCGTGGGGCGTACTCCCGGCTTACCGCTGCACG
- a CDS encoding GntR family transcriptional regulator → MAGETGAELPKYWRIADDLKAAIEAGDYRPGDRLPGETALAGQYGVASLTARQALKLLRSEGLVETKKGASARVAAFRPIRRHGIPRVARSHWGAGKSIWAADDDRTPDVDQISVADDMPPARIRGVLELGPDETTCIRSRRYSIEGRPIALATSYLPQTLVAGTAITQADPGPGGIYARLADLGHAPARFQEEVRGRMPTVDDATRLSIPVDRFVLNVVRTAFDADGRAVEVNEMTLDSAAYVLAYEFDA, encoded by the coding sequence ATGGCGGGTGAGACTGGCGCAGAACTGCCCAAGTACTGGCGCATCGCGGATGATCTGAAGGCTGCTATCGAGGCCGGGGACTATCGCCCCGGCGACCGGCTGCCTGGGGAGACTGCGCTCGCCGGGCAGTACGGTGTCGCCTCCCTCACCGCCCGTCAGGCACTCAAGCTCCTGCGGAGCGAGGGCCTGGTGGAGACGAAGAAGGGGGCCAGCGCCCGCGTTGCCGCCTTCCGGCCGATCCGCCGCCACGGCATCCCGCGCGTCGCCCGCAGCCACTGGGGCGCAGGAAAATCGATCTGGGCAGCAGACGACGATCGAACGCCTGATGTGGACCAGATCTCCGTCGCCGATGACATGCCCCCGGCGCGTATTCGTGGTGTCCTCGAGCTCGGCCCCGACGAGACCACCTGCATCCGAAGCCGTCGCTACTCCATCGAAGGCCGTCCGATCGCGCTTGCCACGTCGTACCTGCCGCAGACTCTGGTGGCGGGCACCGCCATCACCCAGGCAGATCCCGGTCCTGGCGGGATCTACGCACGCCTTGCTGACCTGGGCCATGCTCCTGCGCGGTTCCAAGAAGAGGTCCGCGGGCGCATGCCGACTGTCGACGATGCCACCAGGCTCTCGATCCCCGTCGACAGATTCGTGCTGAACGTCGTAAGGACCGCCTTCGACGCGGACGGGCGTGCAGTCGAAGTCAATGAAATGACGCTGGACTCGGCTGCGTACGTCCTCGCCTACGAATTCGATGCCTGA
- a CDS encoding DUF2637 domain-containing protein, translated as MTSPSPPDGALQDGPKKKTNLTRLHWILIGIVVAGATVIAAIGFSGSYAAVRELAEQRGFGGFAPYFPIGIDAGILVLLALDLLLTWVRIPFPLLRQTAWLLTAATIAFNGAAAWPDPLGVGMHAVIPVLFIVAVEAARHAIGRIADLTADKHMEGVRFSRWILSPGPTFRLWRRMKLWEMRSYEHVVRLEQDRLVYQARLRARFGRAWRRKAPVDAMTPLRLAKYGVPLSQTGPAGLEAAGITTPAVFFADHGMHVADNKRTTGRAIGALSAGADNDADKSVDKMSASVAPDADKTTQRPALSAASAWMSAPAATGTEPVRADNGGQPLHSGTPQAGAPIADELVRPGVSQRPLAPVAAASLSAPDKQGADSGAAPDADNGADNGGGDKQGAGKGGDNAPLVADNGDADKSDADKSADKKLPRGAIAAGVRKQLAVGVTDPGVITDRLSDALGLSVDKKTVARVVRREQSSMTAEPEPSSGPYL; from the coding sequence ATGACCAGCCCCAGCCCCCCGGACGGCGCCCTGCAGGATGGGCCGAAGAAGAAGACGAACCTGACCCGGCTGCATTGGATCCTGATCGGCATCGTCGTGGCCGGCGCCACGGTCATTGCGGCGATCGGCTTCTCCGGGTCTTACGCCGCCGTCCGTGAGCTTGCCGAGCAGCGTGGATTCGGCGGCTTCGCCCCTTACTTCCCGATTGGTATCGACGCGGGCATCCTCGTTCTGCTCGCCCTGGACCTGCTGCTCACCTGGGTCCGGATCCCGTTCCCGCTGCTGCGGCAGACCGCGTGGCTGCTGACCGCGGCCACGATCGCCTTCAACGGCGCCGCGGCATGGCCCGACCCTCTCGGCGTCGGCATGCACGCGGTGATCCCCGTGCTGTTCATCGTCGCGGTCGAAGCGGCCCGGCACGCCATCGGCCGGATCGCGGACCTGACCGCGGACAAGCACATGGAGGGCGTCCGCTTCTCGCGGTGGATCCTCTCGCCTGGCCCGACCTTCCGGTTGTGGCGGCGGATGAAGCTCTGGGAGATGAGGTCGTACGAGCACGTTGTCCGCCTGGAGCAGGACCGCCTCGTGTACCAGGCCCGGTTGCGTGCACGGTTCGGGCGCGCGTGGCGGCGCAAGGCCCCGGTCGACGCGATGACGCCGCTGCGGCTCGCGAAGTACGGCGTCCCGCTCTCGCAGACCGGCCCGGCCGGACTTGAGGCGGCCGGCATCACGACGCCCGCCGTGTTCTTCGCGGACCACGGCATGCACGTCGCGGACAACAAGCGGACAACGGGCCGTGCCATCGGCGCCTTGTCCGCCGGTGCGGACAATGACGCGGACAAAAGCGTGGACAAGATGTCTGCCTCCGTGGCCCCGGACGCGGACAAAACGACCCAGCGCCCGGCGTTGTCCGCAGCGTCCGCTTGGATGTCCGCCCCCGCCGCGACCGGCACGGAACCTGTCCGTGCGGACAATGGCGGACAACCGCTGCACAGCGGGACCCCGCAGGCTGGCGCGCCCATCGCGGATGAGCTTGTCCGCCCGGGCGTCTCGCAGCGTCCCCTCGCTCCGGTGGCCGCCGCGAGCTTGTCCGCCCCGGACAAGCAGGGTGCGGACAGCGGTGCCGCCCCGGACGCGGACAACGGCGCGGACAACGGCGGCGGGGACAAGCAGGGTGCGGGCAAGGGAGGGGACAACGCGCCTCTTGTCGCGGACAACGGCGACGCGGACAAGTCCGATGCGGACAAGAGCGCGGACAAGAAGCTGCCCCGCGGGGCGATCGCGGCCGGTGTCCGTAAGCAGCTCGCCGTCGGTGTCACCGACCCCGGCGTCATCACCGACCGGCTCTCGGACGCCCTGGGCCTGAGCGTCGACAAGAAGACGGTCGCTCGGGTGGTCCGCCGCGAGCAGTCAAGCATGACCGCGGAGCCCGAGCCGAGCAGCGGACCGTACCTGTAG
- a CDS encoding RRQRL motif-containing zinc-binding protein, with translation MRTHDITSKTTKDLVDVDVYAPKKVRPTIPIYKRNQAPEGLATLRQLKALGLRPGGQQVVAEVETRGPKNGFLYEIAKAKPRRIPTLAQEWALDRAMAARQTCPECKRRYFYCLRTSLGICLECHEGTPADPSSYTPPASLKAA, from the coding sequence ATGCGTACTCACGACATCACCTCGAAGACCACCAAGGACTTGGTCGATGTCGACGTGTATGCGCCGAAGAAGGTGCGGCCGACGATCCCTATCTACAAGCGCAACCAGGCACCCGAAGGGCTCGCCACGTTGCGGCAGTTGAAGGCGCTGGGACTGCGCCCCGGCGGCCAGCAGGTCGTCGCCGAGGTCGAGACCCGGGGCCCCAAGAACGGCTTCCTCTACGAGATCGCCAAGGCCAAGCCCCGCCGGATCCCGACGCTCGCCCAGGAATGGGCGCTGGACCGGGCGATGGCGGCCCGCCAGACCTGCCCCGAGTGCAAGCGCCGCTACTTCTACTGCCTCCGTACCTCGCTCGGCATCTGCCTGGAATGCCACGAAGGCACCCCCGCCGACCCCAGCTCCTACACTCCGCCGGCCTCCCTGAAGGCCGCCTGA